A window of Streptomyces sp. NBC_01689 genomic DNA:
AAGGGGCGCGGGGAACTGCGCAATCCCTCCACGGACCCGCACGCACCCACAGCCGCCCCCACCAACTCCCCAAGGGACGCGGGGAACTGCGCGCCAAGCCCCCACGCTCCCGCACGTCTCCACGCACAGTGACTCCCACCCGCCCCTCAGGGGCGCGGGGAACTGCGCAATCCCTCCACGGACCCGCACGCACCCACAGGCGCTCCCGTCAACTCCCCAAGGGGCGCGGGGAACTGCGCGCCAAGCCCCCACGCTCCCGCAGGACTCCCCGCACAGTGACCCTCACCCCCTCGAAATCCGGGCGAAGCCCCTAGGCGGAAGGCAATAATCCGCCGATGCTGCGCACATGACAGAAAAACTGACTCATCATCAGATGACTAACCGTCACCTGACGAGACGCCACATCCTGGGCATGGCCGCCCTCCAGACGGCCGCCGCCATCGGCCTCACCCGCATCGGCCTCCAGTCCGCCCACGCCACCGAACCCGACGCCGTCGACAACGCCCCCGCCATCGTGATCGGTTCGGGCTACGGCGCCGCCGTGGCCGCCCTCCGCCTCGGCCAGGCCGGCATCCGCACGCTCGTCATCGAGATGGGCCGGCTCTGGAACACGGCCGGCTCCGACGGCAAGGTCTTCTGTTCCACCAGCGCCCCCGACCAGCGCTCCATGTGGTTCCGCACCCGCACCGAGGCCCCGCTCGCCACGTTCCTCTGGCTGGACCTCGTCAACAAGGACATCAGCCGCTACCCGGGCGTCCTGGACCGCGTCCACTACGACCACATGTCCGTCTACGTCGGCCGTGGCGTCGGCGGCGGCTCGCTGGTCAACGGCGGCATGGCCGTCACACCCCCGCAGTCGTACTTCGCCGAGCAGTTCCCCGGCGTGGACGCCCCCGAGATGTACGACACCTACTTCCCGCGCGCCCGGGCCATGCTCGGCGTCAACACGGTGGACCCCGCCTGGTTCGAGTCCACCGAGTGGTACAAGTTCACCCGCACCTCCCGCAAGGCCGCCGCGAACGCGGGGCTGAGGACCACGTTCGTGCCGAACGTCTACGACTTCTCCTACATGCAGCGGGAGGCGGCCGGCACCGCCACGAAGTCGGCGCTCGCGGGTGAGGTCATCTACGGCAACAACTACGGCAAGAAGAGCCTCGACAAGACGTACCTCGCCGCCGCCCTCGGCACCGGCAACGTCACCATCCACACCCTGGAGAGGGTCCGGGCCGTCCAGCGCGCCGCCGACGGGACGTACGTCCTGACCGCCGACCGCATCGACGGCACCGGCGCGGTGGTGGAGACCAAGCAGTACGGCTGCACGTACCTCTTCCTGGGCGGCGGCAGCCTCGGCACCACCGAACTCCTCGTCCGGGCCCGGGAGACGGGCGCCCTGCCCGCCCTGGACGCCAGTGTGGGGGCGGGCTGGGGGACCAACGGCAACGTCATGACCGGCAGGGCCAACCACATCTGGGACACCGTCGGAGCCAACCAGTCCACGATGCCCGTGATGGGGATCGACGACTGGGCGAACGCCTCCAACCCGGTCTTCGCCGAGATCGCTCCGCTGCCCATGGGGCTGGAGCACTGGATCAGCCTCTACCTGGCGATCACCAAGAACCCCGAGCGCGCGTCCTTCACCTACGACGCCGCGACGGACTCCGCGAAGCTCGGCTGGACCGCGGCCCAGAGCGCGGTCTCGGTGAGCATGGCCAAGAAGCTCTTCGACCGGATCAACCTGGCGAACGCGACGATCTACCGGTACGACCTGTTCGGCGGCAACAAGACCTTCGCCGACGACTTCTGCTACCACCCGCTCGGCGGCTGTGTGCTGGGCAGGGCGACGGACGACTACGGCCGGGTGAGGGGCTATCCGCACCTGTACATCACCGACGGCTCACTGGTGCCCGGCTCGATCGGGGTCAACCCGTTCGTGACCATCACCGCGCTCGCGGAACGCGGCATGGCGCGGATCCTCGCCGAGGACACCGCGCCATGAGAGCCGTGCGGCAGCAGGGCCGTGGAGACCGTGGAACTCCGAGGCCCTAGGGCAGGACGTCCGAGCCGGACCCGCCGGGGTCAGCCCCCGTAGATCGCCTCGATCTCGTCCGCGTAGTCCTTCGCCACCACGTTGCGCTTGAGCTTCAGGGACGGCGTCAGGTGGCCCGACTCCTCGCTGAACTGGGAGGACAGAATGCGGAACTTCCGCACCGATTCCGCCTTCGACACCGCGGCGTTGCCGTCGTCCACCGCGTCCTGGATCGCCCGTACGAGATCCGGGTCCTCGCGCAGCGACGCCGCGGTGGAACCCGCCGGTTTGCCGTGCTCCTGGCACCAGCGGCCCAGGAACTCCTCGTCGACGGTGACCAGCGCGCCGACGAACGGGCGCCCGTCTCCGACCACCATGCACTCCGCGACCAGCGCGTGCGCGCGGATGCGGTCCTCGATCACGGCCGGGGCGACGTTCTTGCCGCCCGCGGTGACGATGATCTCCTTCTTGCGGCCGGTGATCCGGAGGTAGCCGTCCTCGTCCAGGGTGCCGATGTCGCCCGTGTGGAACCAGCCGTCGGCCAGCGCCTCCGCGGTGGCGGCCTCGTTGTTCCAGTACCCCTTGAACAGGTGCTCACCGTGCAGCAGCACCTCGCCGTCGTCCGCGATGCGGATCACGGAACCCGGCAGCGGCTGGCCGACCGTGCCGATCTTCGTCCGGTCCCAGGGGTTGAAGGCGGTGGCCGCGCAGGACTCCGTCAGGCCGTAGCCCTCCAGGACCGTGAAGCCGATGCCGCGGAAGAAGTGCCCGAGCCGCTCGCCGAGCGGGGCACCGCCGGAGATGGCGTACTCGCCGCGACCGCCCAGCACCGCGCGCAGCTTGCTGTAGACCAGCTTGTCGAAGGTCCGGTACTTGATCTTCAGGCCGAGCGACGGGCCCGACGGGGTGTCCAGCGCGCGGCTGTACGCGATCGCCGTGTCCGCGGCCTTGTCGAAGATCTTGCCCTTGCCGTCCGCCTGCGCCTTGGCGCGCGCCGAGTTGTAGACCTTCTCGAAGACGCGCGGCACACCGAGGATCAGCGTCGGCCGGAAAGCCGCCAGCTCGTCGGTGAGGTTCTTGATGTCCGGGACACAGCCCAGCTTGATCGGCGCCATCATCGGCGCGACCTGCACGAGACGGCCGAAGACGTGGGCGAGGGGGAGGAACAGCAGCACGGAGCACTCGCCCGTACGGAACAGCGGACGCAGCCGCTCCACGATGTTGCCGCACTCCGCGAAGAAGGCGCGGTGGGTGAGGACACAGCCCTTCGGACGGCCGGTCGTACCGCTCGTGTAGACGATGGTCGCCGGATCGTCGGCCTTCGCCAGCGAGCTGCGCTCCTCGACGGTGGCGTCACTGACGTCCCGCCCGGCCCGGCCCAGCTCCTCCACTCCGCCGCCCTCGATCTGCCACACGTGCTTGAGGGCGGGCAGCCGGTCGCGCACCGACTCCACGGCGGCCGCGTGCGCCGGCAGCTCGACGACGCAGGCGGTCGCGCCCGAGTCGCCGAGTATCCACTGCACCTGCTCGGCGGAGCTGGTCTCGTACACCGGCACGGTGACGCCGCCCGCGCTCCAGATGGCGAAGTCGAGCAGCGTCCACTCGTAGCGTGTACGGGACATCAGGCCGACCCGGTCGCCGGGCTGCACGCCCGAGGCGATCAGTCCCTTGGCCGCGGCCCGTACCTCGGCGAGGAACACCGTGGCGGTGACGTCCGTCCACGTGCCGCCCACCTTGCGGGCGATGACGGCGACGTCGGGATGCTGCGCGGCGTTTCTGCGGACGATGTCGGTCAGGTTTCCGTCCGCAGGGACCTCGTACAAAGCCGGAAGGCTGAACTCGCGCAAGACTGCTGCTCCTCATAGGGCGCCGGCGCCACGACTCTGTGTGATGCGACGGTGCGGTCCAAGGCTCGGGCAGGCACTCGGGAAGACCGTTGTTGAATTCCTGAGTACGACTGGACTGCCCGGACGTTACCCACCGGTACGGCTGTTTCGATAGGGGGTCCCGGCGAGATGTTCCCTGCGTCACACAGGTTGACGTTCCTTCGCGCACAGTAGTCCACGCCCTTCTCGGCATGCCAGTAACCGCAGGTCCGACCGCCTCTGTTCACGTTTGCCGCACAGGCCTACGCTTGATCGCCATGGCACCCACACCAGGCGGTAACCGCAGGACGCGCATTCACGTGGTGAGTGACGTGCACGGCAACGCGCGTGACCTCGCCCGGGCCGGCGAGGGCGCCGACGCCCTGATCTGCCTCGGTGACCTGGTGCTCTTCCTCGACTACGCCGACCACTCGCGGGGCATCTTCCCCGACCTCTTCGGCACGGAGAACGCCGACCGGCTGGTCGAGCTGCGCACCGCCCGCCGCTTCACGGAGGCGCGCGAGTTCGGGGCGCGGCTGTGGTCCGGCGTGGGCACGGACCGCTTCACGGCCATCGAGAAGGCCGTGCGCAGGCAGTACGCCGAGCTGTTCGCCGCGTTCCCGACACCGACGTACGCCACCTACGGCAATGTCGACATGCCCGCGCTGTGGGCCGAGTACGCCCGACCCGGCACCACCGTCCTCGACGGCGAGCGGGTCGAGATCGCCGGCCGGGTCTTCGGCTTCGTCGGCGGCGGACTGCGCACCCCCATGCGCACCCCCTACGAGATCAGCGACGAGGAGTACGCGGCGAAGATCGAGGCGGTCGGCGAGGTCGACGTGCTGTGCACCCACATCCCGCCGGAGGTGCCCGATCTGATGTACGACACCGTGGCGCGCCGCTTCGAACGCGGGTCCCGCGCCCTGCTCGACGCGATCCGGCGCACCCGCCCCCGCTACGCGCTCTTCGGCCACGTCCACCAGCCGCTCGTCCGGCGGATGCGGATCGGCGCGACGGAGTGCGTGAACGTGGGCCACTTCGCCGGGTCGGGCAGGCCCTGGGCGCTGGAATGGTGAACCCCAGGTGGGGTGGCAAGGGTCGGCCCGGCGCGCGGTAGCCTTCACGCTGCACACTCGTGCGCACCACCCTCCCTCACCGGACCGCACCTGGAGGAGCCACGGCGATGGCGGAACACACCAGCTCGAGCATCACGATCGAGGCGGCACCGGCTGACGTCATGGCGGTCATCGCCGACTTCGCCCGCTACCCGGACTGGACCGGCGAGGTGAAGGAGGCCGAGGTGCTCGGCACGGACGGGCAGGGCCGCGCCGAGCAGGTGCGTCTCGTCATGGACGCCGGCGCCATCAAGGACGACCAGACCCTCGGGTACACCTGGACCGGCGACCACGAGGTCTCCTGGACCCTGGTCAAGTCCCAGATGCTGCGCTCCCTGGACGGCTCGTACCTCCTGGCGCCGGCGGGCGCCGGTGCCACCGAGGTCACCTACCGGCTGACGGTCGACGTCAAGATCCCCATGCTGGGCATGATCAAGCGCAAGGCCGAGAAGGTCATCATCGACCGGGCCCTGGCGGGTCTGAAGAAGCGGGTGGAATCGGGCGAGGCGGGCTGACCCCGTCCGCGGCCGGGCCGCACCGGGTGGCCCGGTGACGGGCCGCCGGGCGGTTCCCGGGAGCGGACGGGTGACGGGCCGCCGCGCGGTTCCGGGGAGCGGACGGGTGACGGGGCGGGACGGCGGGGGTGCCGGGCGCGGGTAGCGTTCCCTCCCATGCGCACCATCCTGATCACCGGCTCCGGCGGCACCGGCCGTACGACCCTCGCGGCGGCCACCGCGCTGAAGGCCGCGGGCGCCGGCACCCGCACCCTGCTGCTGAGCGCCGACCGCGCCGACACCCTCGGCGCCGCGCTGGGCACCCGCACCGGCGCGGAGCCCGTCGAAGCCGCCCCCGGCCTCACCGCCTGGCGTCCCGACGCGACCGAACGCTTCCGCGAGGACCTCGCCGCCTTCCAGGACCGCGCGACCACCGCCCTCGATCTGCTCGGCGCCGCCCGGCTGGACGCCGAGGAGCTCACCCCGCTGCCCGGCGCCGAGGAACTGGCCCTGCTGCGCGCCCTGCGCGACGCGGCGACCTCGGAGAGGTACGACCTCCTGGTCGTCGACCTCCCCCCGACCCCCGAGGCTCTCGCCCTGCTGGCGCTCCCCGAGGAACTGCGCCGCTATCTGCGCCGGCTGCTCCCCGCGGAACGCCAGGCCGCCCGCGCCCTGCGGCCCGTCCTCGGCCGGCTCGCCGGGGTCCCGATGCCCGCCGAGTGGCTCTACGAGACGGCGGCGCGCTGGGACGGGGAGCTGGCCGCCGTGGAAGCGGTCGTCGGGGACCGCGCCACGACCGTACGGGTGGTCGCCGAACCCGGACCGGCCGGCACCGACGCCGTCCGCACCGCCGTCACCGGCTTCGCGCTGCGCGGTCTGCGCGTCGAGACACTGCTCGCCAACCGCGTGCTGCCCGCCGCCACCCCGGACGCCTGGCTGGGCGCCCTCGCCGCGCAGCAGCACAAGGCGCTCGACGAATGGCGGGAGACGTACACCGTCCACGAGACCGCGCACCTGGGCCGCGATCCGCGCGGCGCCGACGACCTCGGCGCGCTCCCGGTGCCGGGTGTCAACGAGACGCCGCCCCCGGTCGAGTGGCCCGTCCTCGACCACCTCGCCGACGACGGCGTCCTCGTGTGGCACATCCCGCTCCCCGGCGCGATACGCGAGGAACTGGACCTGATCCGCAGGGGCGACGAACTGGTCCTCACCGTGGGGCAGTTCCGCCGGATCGTGCCGCTGCCGTCCGCCCTGCGCCGCTGTGGCGTGGACGGTGCCGCGCTGCG
This region includes:
- a CDS encoding metallophosphoesterase family protein, which encodes MAPTPGGNRRTRIHVVSDVHGNARDLARAGEGADALICLGDLVLFLDYADHSRGIFPDLFGTENADRLVELRTARRFTEAREFGARLWSGVGTDRFTAIEKAVRRQYAELFAAFPTPTYATYGNVDMPALWAEYARPGTTVLDGERVEIAGRVFGFVGGGLRTPMRTPYEISDEEYAAKIEAVGEVDVLCTHIPPEVPDLMYDTVARRFERGSRALLDAIRRTRPRYALFGHVHQPLVRRMRIGATECVNVGHFAGSGRPWALEW
- a CDS encoding SRPBCC family protein — translated: MAEHTSSSITIEAAPADVMAVIADFARYPDWTGEVKEAEVLGTDGQGRAEQVRLVMDAGAIKDDQTLGYTWTGDHEVSWTLVKSQMLRSLDGSYLLAPAGAGATEVTYRLTVDVKIPMLGMIKRKAEKVIIDRALAGLKKRVESGEAG
- a CDS encoding GMC oxidoreductase — its product is MAALQTAAAIGLTRIGLQSAHATEPDAVDNAPAIVIGSGYGAAVAALRLGQAGIRTLVIEMGRLWNTAGSDGKVFCSTSAPDQRSMWFRTRTEAPLATFLWLDLVNKDISRYPGVLDRVHYDHMSVYVGRGVGGGSLVNGGMAVTPPQSYFAEQFPGVDAPEMYDTYFPRARAMLGVNTVDPAWFESTEWYKFTRTSRKAAANAGLRTTFVPNVYDFSYMQREAAGTATKSALAGEVIYGNNYGKKSLDKTYLAAALGTGNVTIHTLERVRAVQRAADGTYVLTADRIDGTGAVVETKQYGCTYLFLGGGSLGTTELLVRARETGALPALDASVGAGWGTNGNVMTGRANHIWDTVGANQSTMPVMGIDDWANASNPVFAEIAPLPMGLEHWISLYLAITKNPERASFTYDAATDSAKLGWTAAQSAVSVSMAKKLFDRINLANATIYRYDLFGGNKTFADDFCYHPLGGCVLGRATDDYGRVRGYPHLYITDGSLVPGSIGVNPFVTITALAERGMARILAEDTAP
- a CDS encoding ArsA family ATPase; amino-acid sequence: MRTILITGSGGTGRTTLAAATALKAAGAGTRTLLLSADRADTLGAALGTRTGAEPVEAAPGLTAWRPDATERFREDLAAFQDRATTALDLLGAARLDAEELTPLPGAEELALLRALRDAATSERYDLLVVDLPPTPEALALLALPEELRRYLRRLLPAERQAARALRPVLGRLAGVPMPAEWLYETAARWDGELAAVEAVVGDRATTVRVVAEPGPAGTDAVRTAVTGFALRGLRVETLLANRVLPAATPDAWLGALAAQQHKALDEWRETYTVHETAHLGRDPRGADDLGALPVPGVNETPPPVEWPVLDHLADDGVLVWHIPLPGAIREELDLIRRGDELVLTVGQFRRIVPLPSALRRCGVDGAALREGELRIRFAPDPDLWPRAR
- a CDS encoding AMP-dependent synthetase/ligase, which translates into the protein MREFSLPALYEVPADGNLTDIVRRNAAQHPDVAVIARKVGGTWTDVTATVFLAEVRAAAKGLIASGVQPGDRVGLMSRTRYEWTLLDFAIWSAGGVTVPVYETSSAEQVQWILGDSGATACVVELPAHAAAVESVRDRLPALKHVWQIEGGGVEELGRAGRDVSDATVEERSSLAKADDPATIVYTSGTTGRPKGCVLTHRAFFAECGNIVERLRPLFRTGECSVLLFLPLAHVFGRLVQVAPMMAPIKLGCVPDIKNLTDELAAFRPTLILGVPRVFEKVYNSARAKAQADGKGKIFDKAADTAIAYSRALDTPSGPSLGLKIKYRTFDKLVYSKLRAVLGGRGEYAISGGAPLGERLGHFFRGIGFTVLEGYGLTESCAATAFNPWDRTKIGTVGQPLPGSVIRIADDGEVLLHGEHLFKGYWNNEAATAEALADGWFHTGDIGTLDEDGYLRITGRKKEIIVTAGGKNVAPAVIEDRIRAHALVAECMVVGDGRPFVGALVTVDEEFLGRWCQEHGKPAGSTAASLREDPDLVRAIQDAVDDGNAAVSKAESVRKFRILSSQFSEESGHLTPSLKLKRNVVAKDYADEIEAIYGG